A region from the Falco rusticolus isolate bFalRus1 chromosome 4, bFalRus1.pri, whole genome shotgun sequence genome encodes:
- the SFRP4 gene encoding secreted frizzled-related protein 4 encodes MSMAVGAAAPATCLQPGAGRQRRSVPLGRRDPRGGGGRRPRRRRRRRRRRRRMLRALVAVSLWLRVSPRAQGAPCEAVRIPMCRSMPWNITRMPNHLHHSTQENAVLAIEQYEELVGTGCSPVLAFFLCAMYAPICTLEFLYDPIKPCRSVCQRARDGCEPIMRRYNHSWPESLACDDLPVYDRGVCISPEAIVTDLPEDVKWTDFTQGVLVPERPPEPDCRSRGQERCRCKKTKPTLSTYLAKNYSYIIHAKVKSVERGNCNEVTTVVEVKDTLKSSTPIPLSQVPLLTNSSCQCPPLQPKQDVLIMCYEWRSRLMLLDGCLVEKWKDQLNKRFKRWEQRLQEQKLRTARSKNPNAGRSGQSGASKPSTKNTNPLVSGPKKAMKVRTGQKETNPKKV; translated from the exons ATGTCCATGGCTGTCGGCGCGGCGGCTCCCGCCACTTGCCTGCAGCCGGGCGCCGGGAGGCAGCGCCGCTCCGTGCCCTTGGGCCGCCGCGacccgcggggcggcggcgggcggcggccgaggaggaggaggaggaggaggaggaggaggaggaggatgctgcgCGCCTTGGTGGCGGTGTCCCTGTGGCTGCGGGTGAGCCCGCGGGCGCAGGGCGCGCCGTGCGAGGCGGTGCGCATCCCCATGTGCCGCTCCATGCCCTGGAACATCACCCGCATGCCCAACCACCTCCACCACAGCACCCAGGAGAACGCCGTCCTCGCCATCGAGCAGTACGAGGAGCTGGTGGGCACCGGCTGCAGCCCGGTCCTCGCCTTCTTCCTTTGCGCCATGTACGCCCCCATCTGCACCCTGGAGTTCCTCTACGACCCCATCAAGCCGTGCCGCTCCGTCTGCCAGCGCGCCCGCGACGGCTGCGAGCCCATCATGCGCCGCTACAACCACAGCTGGCCCGAGAGCCTCGCCTGCGACGACCTCCCCGTCTACGACCGCGGCGTCTGCATCTCCCCCGAGGCCATCGTCACCGACCTGCCGGAGG ATGTGAAGTGGACGGACTTCACGCAGGGCGTGCTGGTGCCGGAGAGACCCCCGGAGCCCGACTGCAGAAGCCGTGGCCAGG AGCGATGCCGGTGCAAAAAGACAAAGCCTACGCTGTCGACCTACCTGGCCAAGAACTACAGCTACA TCATTCATGCTAAAGTAAAAAGCGTAGAGAGAGGGAACTGCAACGAGGTAACGACTGTGGTGGAAGTCAAAGACACACTCAAGTCCTCAACGCCAATTCCTCTGTCCCAAGTGCCTCTTCTTACAAATTCCTCCTGCCAGTGTCCACCTCTTCAGCCAAAGCAGGATGTTCTCATCATGTGCTACGAATGGCGCTCCAG GTTGATGCTTCTTGATGGATGTCTAGTTGAAAAATGGAAGGATCAACTAAACAAAAGATTTAAG AGGTGGGAACAGAGACTGCAGGAACAAAAGCTGCGAACGGCCCGCAGTAAGAACCCGAATGCAGGACGCAGTGGGCAGAGTGGAGCCTCCAAACCATCAACCAAGAACACCAACCCACTGGTCAGTGGCCCCAAAAAGGCCATGAAAGTAAGAACTGGCCAGAAAGAAACCAACCCTAAAAAAGTATGA
- the EPDR1 gene encoding mammalian ependymin-related protein 1, whose translation MARAAPGLPLRLLLLGGLLLRGGGAAAGVEPCQAPRQWEGRTVSYEHGTGRNTRAAVSYDGPNQRLRILEERKALIPCKKFFEYILLYKDAVMFQIEQVTKLCSKIALTEPWDPYDIPANSTYEDQYYIGGPGDEIMVQEWSDRKPARKLESWVGVYTVKDCYPVQETYTKNYSVTTSTRFFDLQLGIADPSVFTPPSTCQTAQARLMKDEC comes from the exons aTGGCGCGGGCGGCGCCGGGGCTGCcgctgcggctgctgctgctgggcggCCTCCTGCTGCGGGgtggcggcgcggcggcgggggtcGAGCCGTGCCAGGCGCCGCGGCAGTGGGAAGGGCGCACCGTGTCCTACGAGCACGGCACGGGCCGCAACACGCGGGCCGCCGTCTCCTACGACGGCCCCAACCAGCGCCTCCGCAtcctggaggagaggaaggcGCTCATCCCCTGCAAGAA aTTCTTTGAGTATATATTGCTCTACAAAGACGCAGTGATGTTTCAGATTGAACAAGTCACAAAGCTTTGCTCAAAGATTGCTCTGACAGAGCCATGGGATCCATATGATATTCCTGCCAATTCAACTTATGAAGATCAATACTACATTGGGGGACCTGGAGACGAAATTATGGTACAGGAATGGTCGGACAGAAAACCAGCCAGGAAAT TGGAATCCTGGGTCGGTGTTTACACGGTCAAAGACTGTTACCCAGTACAGGAAACCTATACGAAGAACTACAGCGTGACAACCTCCACTCGCTTTTTTGATCTACAGCTGGGCATTGCTGACCCCTCAGTGTTCACCCCACCCAGCACCTGCCAGACAGCCCAGGCAAGGCTGATGAAAGATGAATGCTGA